A genomic region of Ignavibacteria bacterium contains the following coding sequences:
- a CDS encoding T9SS type A sorting domain-containing protein produces the protein MKIDFLAIKVQKYSLIKEIFLEIKFVIVYLNLIFFNYSSLICQTSILTKQGGICFRVDDNQAIQNWTDYSNIFNKHGFKFCAALNFTNIVNNTSYIQLVKNLQLAGHEILDHTPDHTVAYFNNVSDTSYYSGREGVDHITEEKRVCLKIAKIDTNTYINEGLVNIQNNMVFSVKNGEFFKDIGSTVYVLYFPTINKLCNIIKAYNRDSTDIDTLLVKTIWNENVDLGILTNIPYHKIGIFDITLDKKAIELLIERSVNLAKNIDILPPKGWIQPGVYLGNSFYLKPREIKLAAEIKYGYICAGIDGFYSYKTFNEFDPSIKRYSIGWGDFFEDQKTFNEIKKIIASRVARHYFSVGHSHFSGLLGGWTGYLARMDSLLNWCKQKKIPVMNYSEMAKKLYFDKPNPYENVFPKLDIDLDEDGFPDGYDINTAFGIFDTTDGVSSSSKKCFLRNSSGTITSVSRLGGIEKGENDFIIYTKGANGDSIRVKFQFDGNPAISKTFIFPADTDTWQKYSLSLINENFIVPDSINTLTIIIATHKYTAGTTIKISGMELRKKSAYPILPSFLLQPKIVNNKIELNWINNEREKDYQVILQRKDRKTSEYIDIVSGDKNLTHYLDTTDLEDGEIYTYRIKCITDSNEISYSDTVQINFVYSQINENNDIPSSFKLYQNYPNPFNNETIINYQVPFAVQVELKLYDILGREIKDLENSYKTAGNYSIKLNSGNLASGVYFYSLKAGNFYEARKMLLLK, from the coding sequence ATGAAAATTGATTTTTTAGCCATAAAAGTTCAAAAATACAGCTTGATAAAAGAAATTTTTTTGGAGATTAAATTTGTAATTGTTTATTTAAACTTAATATTTTTTAATTACAGTTCTTTAATATGTCAGACAAGTATATTGACCAAACAAGGTGGTATTTGTTTTCGAGTAGATGATAATCAAGCAATTCAGAATTGGACCGATTATTCGAATATTTTTAATAAACACGGGTTTAAATTTTGTGCTGCCTTAAATTTTACTAATATTGTTAATAATACTTCTTATATTCAGTTAGTAAAAAATCTTCAATTAGCAGGTCATGAAATTCTTGACCATACACCTGACCACACTGTTGCTTATTTTAACAATGTTAGCGACACAAGTTATTATTCAGGCAGAGAAGGAGTTGATCATATTACTGAAGAAAAAAGAGTCTGTCTTAAGATTGCTAAAATAGATACAAATACATACATTAATGAGGGTTTGGTCAATATTCAAAATAATATGGTTTTTAGTGTAAAAAATGGTGAATTTTTTAAGGATATTGGTAGTACAGTTTATGTTTTATATTTTCCGACAATTAATAAACTTTGTAATATAATCAAAGCATATAATCGTGATTCAACAGATATTGATACATTACTAGTAAAGACGATATGGAATGAAAATGTCGATCTTGGGATACTTACTAATATTCCCTATCATAAAATTGGTATATTTGATATAACATTAGATAAAAAAGCAATTGAACTATTAATTGAAAGGTCAGTGAATTTAGCAAAAAATATAGATATTCTTCCCCCAAAAGGATGGATCCAACCCGGTGTTTACTTAGGAAATAGTTTCTATCTTAAGCCACGAGAAATTAAATTAGCAGCGGAAATAAAGTATGGTTATATTTGTGCGGGAATTGATGGTTTTTACAGTTATAAAACTTTTAATGAGTTTGATCCTTCTATTAAACGCTATTCAATAGGATGGGGAGACTTTTTTGAAGATCAAAAAACCTTTAATGAAATTAAAAAAATAATCGCCTCAAGAGTTGCCAGGCATTATTTTTCTGTTGGTCATTCGCACTTCTCGGGATTATTAGGTGGCTGGACAGGTTACTTAGCAAGAATGGATAGCTTATTAAATTGGTGTAAACAGAAAAAAATACCAGTAATGAATTATTCAGAAATGGCGAAAAAACTATATTTTGATAAACCCAATCCTTATGAAAATGTTTTTCCCAAATTAGATATTGATTTAGATGAAGATGGTTTCCCTGATGGTTATGATATTAATACTGCTTTCGGTATTTTTGATACTACCGATGGAGTAAGCTCAAGTTCGAAAAAATGTTTCTTGAGAAATAGTTCTGGAACTATAACAAGTGTTAGTCGTTTAGGTGGAATTGAAAAAGGGGAAAATGATTTTATAATTTATACAAAAGGAGCAAATGGTGATTCAATAAGGGTTAAATTTCAATTTGATGGGAATCCAGCTATTAGTAAAACTTTTATTTTCCCAGCTGATACAGATACATGGCAAAAATATTCACTAAGTTTGATTAATGAAAATTTTATTGTACCAGATTCAATTAATACATTAACAATAATAATAGCAACACATAAATATACAGCTGGCACAACAATAAAAATAAGTGGAATGGAATTACGTAAGAAATCTGCATATCCAATTTTACCATCTTTTTTACTACAACCTAAAATAGTCAATAATAAAATTGAACTAAATTGGATAAATAACGAAAGAGAAAAAGATTATCAGGTAATTTTACAAAGGAAAGATAGAAAAACATCAGAATATATTGACATTGTATCTGGTGATAAAAATTTAACTCATTATTTGGATACAACTGATTTAGAGGATGGTGAAATATATACATATAGGATTAAATGTATAACTGATTCTAACGAAATATCATATAGTGATACTGTTCAAATAAATTTTGTCTATTCTCAAATTAATGAAAATAATGATATTCCAAGTTCATTTAAACTTTATCAAAATTATCCAAATCCTTTTAATAATGAGACAATAATTAATTATCAGGTACCTTTTGCTGTTCAAGTTGAATTGAAGTTATATGATATTCTTGGAAGAGAAATTAAAGATTTAGAAAATTCGTATAAAACAGCTGGTAATTATTCGATAAAATTAAATTCTGGCAATCTGGCAAGCGGCGTTTATTTTTATTCACTTAAGGCGGGTAATTTTTATGAAGCAAGGAAAATGCTTTTACTTAAATAA
- a CDS encoding DegT/DnrJ/EryC1/StrS family aminotransferase — MNIPFLDLKTQYNTIKNEILHEINEVLDNTAFILGKKVQAFEEAFSKAHNAKYCYGVSSGTDGNHMVLWALGIGPGDEVILPANTFIATAWGATLCGAKPVFVDCHPYSYNIDPEKITNAITPKTKAIVAVHLYGQPADIDGIKEALVSDDFIEEKAGEFINHKTGQKIYLVEDCAQAHLSEYKGKKVGTLGIASSWSFYPGKNLGAYGEGGAVMTNDEELAKKFKMIRDHGAEEKYIHQIYGHNYRMEAIQGAVLGVKMKYIEKWTEERRRAARKYNELLKDVREIVLPKEMDYAKHVYHLFVIKLSNEAKSNNSYTRDKLQKFLNENGISTGLHYPVPLHLQPCFSHLGYKKGDFSVSEELAENSLSLPMFPELTDQQIEYIASKIKEFFSSK, encoded by the coding sequence ATGAACATTCCTTTTTTGGACCTTAAAACCCAATACAATACAATTAAAAATGAAATACTTCATGAAATTAATGAAGTTCTTGATAATACTGCCTTTATATTAGGTAAGAAAGTTCAAGCATTTGAGGAAGCTTTTTCAAAAGCTCATAATGCAAAATATTGTTACGGGGTTAGTTCAGGTACCGATGGTAATCATATGGTTTTATGGGCATTGGGAATTGGTCCCGGTGATGAAGTAATTCTTCCAGCAAATACATTCATTGCCACAGCCTGGGGTGCGACATTATGTGGAGCCAAACCAGTTTTTGTAGATTGTCATCCATATAGTTATAACATTGATCCAGAAAAAATTACAAATGCTATTACTCCTAAAACAAAAGCAATTGTTGCAGTACATTTATATGGCCAACCAGCAGATATTGATGGTATCAAAGAAGCTTTAGTTTCTGATGATTTTATTGAGGAAAAGGCTGGGGAATTTATTAATCACAAGACAGGTCAAAAAATTTATCTTGTAGAAGATTGTGCTCAAGCTCATTTATCTGAATATAAGGGTAAAAAAGTTGGTACTTTAGGAATTGCTTCGTCGTGGAGTTTTTATCCAGGTAAAAATTTAGGCGCCTATGGAGAAGGTGGAGCCGTGATGACAAATGATGAGGAGCTTGCAAAAAAATTTAAGATGATACGCGATCATGGAGCTGAAGAAAAGTATATTCATCAAATTTATGGTCATAATTACAGAATGGAAGCAATTCAAGGTGCGGTTCTAGGTGTAAAAATGAAATATATTGAAAAATGGACTGAAGAAAGAAGGAGAGCTGCGAGAAAATATAATGAATTATTAAAAGATGTAAGAGAAATTGTTTTGCCAAAAGAAATGGATTATGCAAAACATGTTTATCATCTGTTTGTAATAAAATTATCTAATGAAGCAAAGTCAAATAATTCATATACAAGAGATAAATTACAAAAATTTCTTAACGAAAATGGTATCTCAACAGGATTACATTATCCAGTTCCTCTACATCTACAGCCTTGTTTTAGTCATTTAGGTTATAAAAAAGGTGACTTTTCCGTTTCGGAAGAACTAGCTGAAAATAGCTTATCATTGCCAATGTTTCCAGAATTGACTGATCAGCAAATTGAATATATTGCATCAAAGATTAAAGAATTTTTTAGTTCGAAATAA
- a CDS encoding sugar transferase: MHLKIPKYKLILACLDFLVINFSFLLAYHLTINRLTHIKGLNYLFILFSFLISGIFLFIYQIQNLYKVNIFLTRALQLVLLLKSSFYALVILIFLLFVLNFPFGLISRLFVTIFILLVILTEAIFRIGILKPLYEKFSKNKILNRKVIIVGAGKSGQKLAAKLLVENQVGIDIIGFADDNVPIGTKITDKFSVIGSVDEIIHMNGNLEVDEVIISIDNISYENLIKTIDKLNLKGFFVRVNSELFKTIPENILVEKYGDIPVINTTPQVLSTYTLFFKSVFDKIVALIGLIFLMPFFIIVALIIKLTSKGPVFYKQERIGKDGKKFMFLKFRSMTFEQDDDSERIKMMLKFMKENKTPDPNSTKIINESRVTKIGRFLRKYSLDELPQLINVLKGEMSLVGPRPCLPYEYENYEDWQKERVKVLPGCTGVWQVYGRSKVNFKDSVVMDLYYINNMSPWLDLQLLIKTIPVLLTGKGGK, encoded by the coding sequence ATGCATCTAAAAATTCCTAAATATAAATTAATTCTGGCTTGCCTTGATTTTTTAGTAATTAATTTTTCCTTTTTATTAGCCTACCATTTAACAATTAATCGATTAACACATATAAAAGGATTAAACTATTTATTTATTTTATTTTCATTTTTAATCTCAGGAATATTTTTATTTATTTATCAAATTCAGAATTTGTATAAAGTAAATATTTTCTTGACAAGAGCATTGCAGTTGGTTTTGTTGCTCAAATCATCTTTTTATGCATTGGTGATATTAATATTTTTGTTATTTGTATTAAATTTCCCTTTTGGATTGATTTCGAGATTATTTGTTACTATTTTTATTCTTTTAGTAATACTTACTGAAGCAATTTTTAGAATAGGTATTTTGAAGCCTTTATATGAAAAATTTTCGAAGAATAAAATTCTTAATAGAAAAGTTATTATTGTAGGAGCTGGCAAATCGGGTCAGAAATTAGCGGCTAAATTATTAGTCGAGAATCAGGTTGGTATTGATATCATTGGTTTTGCTGATGATAATGTGCCTATTGGAACAAAAATCACAGATAAATTTTCAGTTATTGGCAGTGTTGATGAAATTATACATATGAATGGAAATCTTGAAGTTGATGAGGTTATAATTTCAATCGATAACATTTCTTATGAGAATTTAATCAAAACAATTGATAAACTTAATTTAAAGGGTTTCTTTGTTAGAGTAAATTCAGAACTCTTTAAAACTATCCCTGAAAATATACTTGTTGAAAAGTATGGTGATATTCCTGTGATTAATACAACCCCACAAGTTTTAAGCACTTATACTTTATTCTTTAAATCGGTTTTTGATAAGATTGTTGCTTTGATAGGTTTGATCTTCTTGATGCCATTTTTCATAATAGTTGCATTAATAATTAAACTAACAAGTAAGGGTCCTGTTTTTTATAAACAGGAAAGAATAGGTAAAGATGGCAAGAAATTTATGTTTTTAAAGTTTAGATCAATGACATTTGAACAAGATGATGATAGTGAAAGAATAAAGATGATGTTAAAATTTATGAAAGAAAATAAAACTCCTGATCCAAATTCAACCAAAATCATTAATGAAAGTAGAGTAACAAAGATAGGTAGATTTTTAAGAAAATATTCTCTTGATGAGTTACCTCAACTTATTAATGTACTTAAAGGTGAAATGAGTTTGGTTGGTCCAAGACCCTGCTTGCCTTATGAATATGAAAACTATGAAGATTGGCAGAAAGAAAGAGTAAAAGTTTTACCTGGTTGTACTGGTGTCTGGCAGGTTTATGGAAGGAGTAAAGTTAACTTTAAAGACTCGGTTGTTATGGATTTGTATTATATAAATAATATGTCACCGTGGTTAGATCTTCAATTATTAATTAAAACAATCCCGGTATTGTTAACCGGTAAGGGAGGAAAATAA
- a CDS encoding Gfo/Idh/MocA family oxidoreductase, producing MKVGIVGLGYWGPNLVRNFLGNKEVTRVYGCDQNLSRLKFIQSRFPEVQVTENWNEFLNGYDLDIIAIATPVATHYPIAKAALENGKHIWVEKPFTFKSKEAEELIELAEKKNLKIFVDHTFIYTGAVRKIKEIIERGDLGDVLYYDSVRVNLGLFQNDVNVIWDLAAHDISILNYLVNKEIKEIAAHGIANYYNHENIAHINIYFDGNCFAHFHVNWTSPVKIRRVLIGGTKKMLVFDDLEYSEKIKIYDSGVEFNSKEGVYEALVQYRIGDMYSPKVDQTEALSLGVSEFIRAINENRQPLTNGYDGLKVVRILEAADYSIKNKGKLVEIKNG from the coding sequence ATGAAAGTTGGAATTGTGGGACTCGGTTATTGGGGACCCAATTTGGTCAGGAATTTTCTCGGTAATAAAGAAGTTACCAGAGTTTATGGTTGTGATCAAAATTTATCAAGATTGAAATTTATTCAGTCCAGATTTCCTGAGGTTCAAGTTACTGAAAACTGGAATGAATTTTTAAACGGCTACGACCTTGATATTATTGCTATAGCTACACCAGTAGCGACTCATTATCCGATTGCAAAAGCTGCACTTGAAAATGGGAAGCATATCTGGGTTGAAAAACCATTTACATTTAAGAGTAAAGAGGCGGAAGAATTAATAGAATTGGCAGAAAAAAAGAATTTAAAAATTTTTGTTGATCATACATTTATTTATACTGGTGCAGTTAGAAAAATAAAAGAAATAATAGAAAGAGGTGATCTGGGTGATGTTTTATATTATGATTCCGTTAGAGTTAATCTGGGATTGTTTCAAAATGATGTAAATGTTATATGGGATCTGGCTGCCCATGATATTTCAATATTGAATTATTTAGTAAATAAAGAAATAAAGGAAATCGCTGCACATGGAATTGCTAATTATTATAATCACGAAAACATAGCTCACATAAATATTTATTTTGATGGTAATTGTTTTGCACACTTTCATGTGAATTGGACTTCTCCTGTTAAAATACGAAGAGTTTTGATAGGTGGAACAAAGAAAATGCTTGTTTTTGATGATCTGGAATATAGCGAAAAGATAAAAATTTATGATAGTGGGGTTGAATTTAATTCAAAGGAAGGTGTATATGAAGCATTAGTACAATATAGAATAGGGGATATGTATTCACCAAAGGTAGATCAAACTGAGGCATTAAGTTTAGGTGTGAGTGAATTCATTAGGGCTATAAATGAAAATAGACAGCCTCTAACTAATGGTTATGATGGCTTAAAAGTAGTAAGAATTTTAGAAGCAGCAGATTATTCAATAAAAAATAAAGGGAAATTAGTGGAGATTAAAAATGGATAA
- a CDS encoding N-acetyltransferase has translation MDNIKRFGETEFTQEYLEKNFIRISPDVVLGKNVKIFGFANLYGCKIGDNSKIGTFVEIQKNAFIGKNCKISSHTFICEGVHIEDNCFIGHNVTFINDKYPRATNEDGTLQTESDWELVETFIRRGASIGSSATILCGVTIGEGAIVGAGAVVTKDVPPFTIVAGVPAKEIKKLK, from the coding sequence ATGGATAATATCAAAAGGTTCGGAGAAACAGAATTTACTCAAGAATATCTTGAAAAAAATTTTATAAGAATCTCTCCGGATGTTGTTTTGGGTAAAAATGTTAAAATATTTGGGTTTGCTAATTTATATGGTTGTAAAATTGGTGATAATTCAAAAATTGGAACTTTCGTTGAAATTCAAAAAAATGCTTTTATAGGGAAAAATTGTAAAATCTCCTCACATACATTTATTTGTGAAGGCGTTCATATAGAAGATAATTGTTTTATTGGGCACAATGTAACTTTTATAAACGATAAATATCCAAGAGCAACAAACGAAGATGGAACTTTACAAACGGAATCAGATTGGGAACTTGTTGAAACTTTTATTCGAAGAGGTGCATCCATTGGTTCTTCTGCAACTATCCTATGTGGTGTTACTATTGGAGAAGGAGCAATTGTTGGCGCTGGAGCAGTTGTAACAAAAGATGTTCCCCCGTTTACAATTGTTGCCGGAGTACCAGCCAAAGAAATTAAAAAATTAAAATAG
- a CDS encoding GxxExxY protein: MSLENEISYDIRGAIFKVYNELGPGLLEIVYEKALKYELMQLGRRVLEQIELPVIYKGMNLNYTFRMDLLVDDLVIVEIKAVENLAPVFFKQLLTYLRLSGKKLGILVNFNTDEIEKNIFRVVNNL, translated from the coding sequence ATGTCCTTAGAGAATGAAATCTCTTATGATATTCGAGGGGCGATATTTAAAGTGTATAATGAATTAGGACCTGGTCTACTTGAAATTGTTTACGAAAAAGCATTGAAATATGAATTAATGCAACTGGGGAGAAGGGTTCTTGAACAGATAGAATTACCAGTGATTTATAAAGGAATGAATTTAAATTACACCTTTAGGATGGATTTATTGGTTGATGATCTTGTGATAGTGGAAATAAAAGCAGTTGAAAATCTTGCGCCAGTATTTTTTAAACAGTTATTAACTTATTTGAGATTAAGTGGTAAGAAATTAGGGATATTGGTTAATTTTAATACGGATGAGATTGAAAAGAATATCTTCAGGGTTGTGAATAATTTATGA
- a CDS encoding T9SS type A sorting domain-containing protein: MQSGNLIPTIGAKFYNNTGYTITQLPISYFGEQWRLGTIGREDRLDFQYSLDANSLNSGTWQDVNNLDFIAPVQTESPGAKDGNSSSYRTSISFTITGLNIPNGSYFWIRWTDYNATSSDDGLAIDEFSIDQSALPVTLEQFTYFVKSQNVHLFWRTSTEVNNYGWEVERSKIDKSTNKPAVWQKIGFVKGSGNSNSPKEYSFVDKDALYGEYAYRLKQIDIDGTTSFSEELRVFVGNKPEVYDLKAYPNPFNPATTIRFSLPESGNVKLSIYDALGRFVETLVDDQRDAGIYEFEYNASKLSSGIYFTILQVNNIRIVNKLQLIK, encoded by the coding sequence TTGCAAAGTGGTAATTTAATACCAACAATTGGAGCAAAATTTTATAATAATACGGGTTATACAATTACTCAGTTGCCCATTTCATATTTCGGTGAACAATGGAGATTAGGCACAATAGGAAGAGAAGATAGGCTTGATTTTCAATATAGTCTTGATGCAAATTCATTAAACTCCGGTACCTGGCAGGATGTTAATAATTTAGATTTTATTGCTCCTGTTCAAACAGAGTCTCCTGGGGCTAAAGATGGTAATTCTTCTTCGTATAGAACATCTATCAGCTTTACAATTACAGGTCTGAACATTCCAAATGGATCATATTTCTGGATTAGATGGACAGATTACAATGCCACAAGTTCTGATGATGGTCTTGCTATAGACGAATTCTCTATAGATCAATCAGCTTTACCCGTTACACTTGAGCAATTTACTTATTTTGTTAAGTCGCAAAATGTACATCTTTTTTGGAGAACCTCAACTGAAGTTAATAATTATGGTTGGGAAGTTGAACGTAGTAAAATTGATAAATCAACAAATAAACCAGCCGTATGGCAAAAAATTGGATTTGTAAAAGGTTCTGGCAATTCAAATTCACCAAAAGAATACTCATTCGTCGATAAAGATGCTCTATATGGAGAATATGCATACAGACTAAAACAAATTGATATTGATGGTACGACAAGTTTCAGTGAAGAGTTAAGGGTTTTTGTTGGAAATAAACCAGAGGTCTATGACTTGAAAGCCTATCCAAATCCATTCAACCCGGCAACTACCATAAGATTTTCATTACCTGAATCTGGGAATGTAAAACTTTCAATTTACGATGCTCTTGGCAGATTTGTAGAAACATTGGTAGATGACCAGCGAGACGCGGGTATTTATGAGTTTGAATACAATGCCTCAAAACTTTCAAGTGGAATTTACTTTACGATTTTACAGGTCAATAATATTCGTATTGTAAATAAACTTCAATTGATCAAGTAA
- a CDS encoding T9SS type A sorting domain-containing protein: MIKNTLFLLLFLTSQIFGTTTSTTSRALSIDGNVTGQKDATNGTNGASWESNELLSGKSGVNWFLSWDNTNLYIGREGGNNSEPVLIYIQAQYSGSSYTDNSSGIYYDGTRGDFPTNGSPNWGTNGGVNFVAYIKSSYDEFRTWNGSSWSDANISLNPQFTIQGSTHNMEVSIPWNSVTQGNGRPSYIRIVLFHTNGNNGGSGAYVYGATPNNSNTPSDGYQTVATFRSWWGGYSVVSGVEPNTGSDNPLPVEMTKLNIIKFSDFVMLKWSTSTEVNNYGWEVERSKIDKSTNKPSIWQKIGFVKGSGNSNSPKEYSFIDKDALYGEYAYRLKQIDIDGSTSFSEELRVFVGNRPEVYDLKAYPNPFNPTTTIRFSLPEAGNVKIDLYDINGRLVKNLMDTYLEQGIYNIELDGSNLSSGVYFIKMSANNFKFERKVILTK, from the coding sequence ATGATTAAAAATACTTTATTTCTATTGCTTTTCCTTACTTCACAAATTTTTGGAACAACTACATCCACCACATCGAGAGCTTTAAGTATCGATGGTAATGTTACAGGACAAAAAGACGCAACAAACGGTACAAATGGCGCTTCCTGGGAAAGCAATGAATTACTCTCTGGTAAATCAGGTGTTAATTGGTTCTTAAGTTGGGATAATACTAACCTTTATATCGGCAGGGAGGGCGGAAATAATAGTGAACCTGTTCTAATCTATATACAGGCTCAATATTCTGGTTCGTCCTATACTGATAATTCAAGTGGAATTTATTATGATGGTACTAGAGGTGATTTCCCCACAAATGGGAGTCCTAATTGGGGTACTAATGGTGGCGTTAATTTCGTTGCTTACATAAAATCAAGTTATGATGAATTTAGAACCTGGAACGGTTCGAGCTGGTCAGATGCCAATATCTCCCTTAACCCACAATTTACCATTCAGGGTTCAACTCATAATATGGAAGTTAGTATTCCATGGAATTCGGTTACTCAAGGGAATGGGAGACCCAGTTATATCCGAATAGTTTTGTTTCATACAAACGGAAATAATGGAGGTTCCGGTGCCTATGTTTATGGAGCTACACCAAATAATTCAAATACCCCATCAGATGGCTATCAGACCGTTGCAACATTTAGAAGCTGGTGGGGTGGCTATTCTGTAGTCAGCGGAGTTGAACCAAATACTGGTTCAGATAACCCACTGCCTGTAGAAATGACAAAATTAAACATTATAAAATTTTCTGATTTTGTAATGCTTAAATGGTCAACCTCAACTGAAGTTAATAATTATGGCTGGGAAGTCGAGCGCAGCAAAATAGATAAATCAACAAATAAACCATCCATTTGGCAAAAAATTGGATTTGTAAAAGGTTCTGGCAATTCAAACTCTCCGAAAGAATACTCATTCATAGATAAAGATGCTCTTTATGGTGAATATGCATATAGACTTAAACAGATTGATATTGACGGCTCAACAAGTTTCAGTGAAGAGCTAAGAGTTTTTGTTGGTAATAGACCAGAAGTTTATGACTTGAAAGCCTATCCAAATCCATTCAACCCAACGACCACAATCAGATTTTCATTACCTGAAGCTGGGAACGTAAAAATAGATTTATATGATATTAATGGAAGATTAGTTAAAAATTTGATGGATACATATTTAGAACAAGGGATATATAATATAGAGCTTGATGGTTCTAATCTTTCGAGTGGAGTATACTTTATTAAGATGAGTGCTAATAATTTTAAATTTGAAAGAAAGGTGATATTAACTAAATGA
- a CDS encoding sugar transferase has protein sequence MYQGYIKNYLDKILSLIILILLLPLVILISLLIFIETKKNPIISQERALSLNKKKIKIYKFRTFLENEAPNIYNSANILSHPELSHLITKTGKFLRLTGLDEIPQLLNVLKGEMSLVGPRPLIIRDLEQIEFYYPELYQKRENINIKPGVTGLWQVTKDDNFSVEYLIKKDLQYQSNLSFINDLKILLKTLKISILMQHKDSLKISKENYYLVWVFNFVVNLYIFLLIVILFNNI, from the coding sequence ATGTATCAAGGCTATATCAAAAATTATTTAGATAAAATTCTATCATTAATTATTTTAATCCTTCTTCTTCCACTTGTAATTTTAATTTCTTTACTAATATTTATTGAAACCAAAAAGAACCCAATTATTTCACAAGAAAGAGCATTATCATTAAATAAAAAGAAAATTAAGATCTATAAGTTTCGGACATTTCTTGAAAATGAAGCTCCAAACATCTACAACTCTGCCAATATTCTTTCACATCCAGAATTGTCTCATTTAATAACCAAAACAGGTAAATTCTTAAGATTAACTGGACTTGATGAAATACCTCAGCTATTAAATGTACTAAAAGGTGAGATGAGTTTAGTTGGACCGCGCCCTTTAATAATTAGAGATCTTGAGCAGATTGAGTTTTACTACCCTGAACTTTATCAAAAAAGAGAAAATATAAATATAAAACCAGGAGTTACGGGTTTATGGCAGGTTACAAAAGACGATAACTTTTCAGTTGAATATTTAATTAAAAAGGATTTACAGTATCAATCAAACTTGAGTTTTATTAACGACTTAAAAATCCTTCTGAAGACATTAAAAATTTCAATTTTAATGCAGCATAAAGACTCATTAAAAATTTCAAAAGAAAATTATTATCTGGTCTGGGTCTTTAACTTTGTGGTTAATCTTTATATTTTTCTATTAATAGTAATTTTATTTAACAATATTTAA